The region TCGCCGTCGCGGTCGCGCCGTTTGCGTCGGTGATGGTGCGCACGCTCCACGCAAGGTTCGCGTTTCCGTTCGCGACGGCGCTGAACTGCACGGTCGCGACGGTGCCGGTGCCGCTCACTTCGTCGTTCCCGTCGAGCGCGTACTGGTAGTTAATGATGCCCGCGCTGACGATGTTCTGCAGCACGTTGCCGACGCTATCGTCGCCGGGGAAGGGCCCCGGCAGCACCTGCACGCCCGCCGCGCCGGCGTCCGCATCGACGACCTGTACGACGCTCGCGTTGTAGGTGACGCCGAGGTGCACCTCGTGAATATCGAGCCCGCCGAGGTCGAGGGTCAGCGTGACCGTATCGCCGACGTCGAGCGAGGTGTTGGCCGGGTTCATGCTGACGCTGCCCGCAGGCGCGGCGTGGACGCCGGCGGCGAAGGTCAGCGCGAAGGCGACAGCGCAGAGCGCCGCTCCGGCGAACGGAAGGCGCGCGAGACCGCGACCGCGTACACGGCGTCCCTGCATGGTGCTCCTCGATGGGGTATCGGAAGCTGAGCACGGGGCGCGCAAGGTGTTGGCACCCGCGCGGCGGTGGGTGCGCCGGCCCGGTGCGCGCCGCGTCTGACCGTTGGGTTATGATGCGCCTCGATGAGCGCCCAACAGACCATCGAGGCGGCCCCGGCGCGGACGCGTGTCGCGAACCGCACGCTGCCCGCGTGGCTCACCAGCGCCTGGGCCATCGACCTGGCGTTCGTAACGGCGATCGCCGTCGTCGCGCTGGTCGTGCGCACCTACGACCTGGCGAACTACCCCTACGGGATCCACGGCGACGAGGCCTCGACGGGGCTGGACGGGCGGAAGATCCTCGATGGCGTCGACCTGTGGCCGTATACGGCGGCAGCGCTCGGGCAGCCCTCCGGGCCGATGTACTGGACGACGCCCTTCGTCGCCGTCATGGGCTCCACGATCGCAGCCGTGCGGTTGCCGATGGCGCTGCTGGGCGTGGGGACGGTCGTGCTCGGCTTCTTCGCGCTGCGCGAACTCTTCGACCGGCCGACGGCGTACATCGGCGCGGTGCTCATCGCGTTCTCCTCGTGGCTGATCTTCTACAACCGCACCGGCTACACCGCTTCCGCGATGCCATTCACGGAGTTCGCGTCGCTGCTCGCGGTGGCATTGGCGCTGAAGCATCGCTGGTGGCCATGGTCCGTGGCGGCGGGGTTCGTCGTGGGCGCCGGGATCTACGGCTACTACTCCTATCCCCTGTTCGCGCTCGGGCTCGGCGTTTTCGTGCTCGTGCACTGGGCGATCGAGCGGCCGCGGCCGGCGATCGTCCACGCGCGCAACGTGCTGGTGATGGGACTGATGGCGCTGCTCACCATCCAGTCCATGTGGCCGTACATCACGTCGGACGCCGTCGGCTATCAGCACGACCGAATCGTCTTCGCGGTGAGCAATACGCCTGAATACAAGGCCGCCGACGAGGCGGGCGATACCGGCGCGAAAGTCGACCTGTACTGGGAAAACGCCACGAACCTGTCGCGCACGCTCCTCACCGAGGGCATTCCCGACGCGTCGGACGGCTCGGGCACGACGGCGGCGCTCGACACGGTGACCGTCGTGATCGCGGGTGCCGGGCTGGGCGTCTGCGTGCTGCTGGCGATCAGGCGGCGGCGCGCGGCGTACCTGCTGCCGCTGATCATCATGCCGTTCGTGCTGTTCGGGCCGCTCTGGAGCCAGGGCGGCTACCATCGACGCTCGTTGGGGCTGCTGCCGTTCATCTTGATGGCGGCGGCTGTGCTGTTGGGCTACGTCTGGCAGTCGCTCGCGGAGCAGCGTCCTTCGCAGCGCGGCATCCTCACCGCGCTCGTGATCACGCTGCTGGCCGGTTACGGCGCCATCAACGTCGAACGCTACTTCGATGCACCGCGCGACCAGCCGGTGTCGCGGTTCGTCTACAGTCCCGAACTCACGCACGCGGCGAACTTCATCAAGGACGAGCCAGACGACGCCAAGATCTACTTCGCGTCGGAGCGCTGGAGCATCAACTACGAGACGGTGCAGTACCTGGTGCCCGACAAGTCCTCCGCGGACGGCGACCTCGAGGACCGATCCGAGCAGTTCGCCCGGGAAGGCACGCGGGCGGGCTTCGAGGACCTCGACCGATCGCGGACGGCTGTCATCGTGCTCGTCGGCTCGTACCGCGAGCAGGCGAATGCACTCGCCGCGCGCTATCCCGAAGCCGAGGTGCTCGACGGACCGCTGGCGGACGGCCAGCCTTCGTTCGTCGCCTTGCGATTGCCCCCGCAGTAGCAGAAGCTGATCCGCGATGGCATCTCGTGACGAAGCGGCGGAGGTCGCGGACAGCGGCCCGCATGCCGCGCCTGTCAGCGCCGCTCCAGCGAACGCCGCCGCAACGACCGGCCTGATCGCGCGCACCGGGCTGACGACGTTCGACATCGTTACGATCGTCACGCTGACCGCGTTCACGGCGGCGATGCGGCTATGGCGCCTGGACAGCGTGCCGCTGGGGCTGCACGGCGACGAGGCGTGGACCGGCCTCGACGCGCGCCGCATCCTCGACGAAGGCTGGATCGGCGTCTACGTGGACAGCGCGCTCGGCCAGCCGACGGGGCCGATCTACTTCGCCGCGCTGCTCTTCACGTTCCTGCCCGAAACGACGTTCACCGTCCGCTTCTCGATGGCGCTGCTCGGCATCGCGACGATCCCGCTCGCGTACCTGGCGTTCTCGCGAATGTTCAACCGCACGGTGGGCGTCTTCGGCGCTGTGATCCTCGCGGTGATGACCTGGCACCTGCACCTGGGCCGGACCGGCTTCATGGTGATCTCGTGGCCCTTCATGGAAGTCGCCGTACTGCTGGCGCTGTGGCTCGCGTTCAAGCATCGCCGCCCGGAGCTGTTCGTCTTGGCCGGCTCGCTCACGGGCCTGGGCGTGTATACGTACAACGCGTACCTGCTGTTCGTGCCGGTTGCCTTCGTGCCCGTCGCATGGATGCTGTTCGAGCAGAGAAATCGCACGGACAGGCTGCGGGCGTTGTATCTCGCGTTCGCGTTCGCGGCGGTGGCGCTCTTGTTCGCCTTGCCATTGCTGCGCTTCATGCAGGAGGACAGCGAACTCTACGAACGGCATCAACGAGTCGTCGGCGTCACCCACTCCGAGGGATGGGACGACGGAAGTCTCGCCGACAAGGCCGACGTGCTGTGGGACCGCGCACGCGAGTGGCACAACGGACTGATCCTCGGCGACCGCCCCGATCAGGGCGATGGCATGGCCGAGTTCGGACTGCCGCCCGTCGAGCCGGTGATCTACTTCCTCGCGCTCGCCGGTCTCGGAATCGCGATCTGGAACATACGACGCAAGGAGTACGCCGTCTGCGTCGCGGCCGTGCTCATCTTGCCGTGGGGCGCGTTGCTCACGGTCAACGATGGCCTCTTTCGCCGGACGCTCGGCCTTGCGCCCTTCCTCGCGCTGCTGGCAGCGATTCCGCTGGCGATGCTGTGGGACGTCCTGCGCGAGCGGCGCCGCGACGTGATCGGCGTCGCCGGCATGGCGCTGGTCGCCGCCGTGCCGGCGTATGCCGGCGCGCAGGCGACGTACGACTACTTCGGACCGGCGCAGGACACGTTCACGATGCGCGTCGTCTATCCCTATCAGCTCGAAGCTGCGACCGAGGTGATGGATGACTTGCCTCGCGACACCTACATCTACTTCTACAGCGACCGCTGGCGCCTGACCTATGAGACGGTGCGCTTCCTCGCGCCTGACGTCGTGGGCGAAGACCGCTCGCGCGAGTACGGTTCCGCCGCCGATATGCCGGACAGCGAAGTGCGGTACGACATCGACCGCGAGGGTCGCGTGGCGTTCGTGGTGATGGGCGACTACCTGAGGGATATGGATCGGATCATGCGAACGCACCGCGGCGGCCGGCTGATCGAGTCCACGCGCGATGATGAAGTGCTATTCCGCGCGTATGTGCTGGAGTAGGTGCTCAGCGGTCAGCCGTCAGCCGTCAGCCGTGGGGGGAGTGGATCGTCAGTCGTCGATGGGCGGGCGTTGGCGTGCCGACGACGAGCTGCGCGATGTGTCACTGCTCGTGACCAGATCCTTCGCTTCGCTCAGGATGACGTCTGTTCGTCGCGATGGCTGGCGTGACGTCGTACGTGGCTTCGTCCGCACGGAGCTGCGCCCCTATGTTGACGAGGCTCGCAGTTGCTGCAGGTGCTCGCGATCGTGGCGTTCTTCCTGCACGAGGCGCAGGAAGTCGCCGAGCGTCATCGGCGACCCGCCGCGGACGTCGCGGTCGGTGTCGCTGAGCTGCGAGAACAGATACTGCGTCTCTTCCTGGCGTTCTTCGATCTCGGCGATCACGCGGTCGATCGGCCACGCGCGCCGTTCTTCGACTCCGCGCGCGTTCGCGTCGTCGGTATCGATGCCGAACGTTTCCGGGCCAAGCGGCTTACGGGAGATGGTGGCGCGCAACACGATCTGCAAGAGCTGATCGTTGCCGCCGCCGACGTGCGCCAGGATGTCGCGGTTTCTCCAGCCCTCGGCGACGCTCGCGCGGTCCCAGAACTCAAGCGGCTGTGCGCGCGCGAACTCCAACAGCGCGCGATTGTCCTGCGCGAGCGTGCGCGCGATCGGCGCCACCCATTCCACGTACGAACGGTCACTCATGATCCACAGGGCTAGCTGGTCACTGACGGCTGCTCACGTCTTCTCGAAACGCTCCACGTCGAGCACAAACAGGATGGCGCCGCCGACGCGCACCTCGATCGGTTCCTGCAATACGGAGCCTTCGCCGAAGAACGGTAGCGTCTGCACGGGCACGTACTCGGTGCGGGCGTAGCACTCCAGGCGGACCATGGCGACGATCTGGTCAACCTCTGCGGCCTCGACGCCAGAGAGAATCGTGGCGTTGCCCTTGCGGAGGAAGCCGCCGGTGCTGCTGATCTTGGTGGCCGGGTAACCCTGTTCGACGAGCTTCTTGGTGAGGCGTTCGGCGTCGGAGTCGGACGCGATGATGACGACGAGCTTGAGCTGGCCGTTCTGGCCATTTTGTCCGTTCTCCAAGACACCTCCCGTTGCGCCCGCCACATGGATCGTAGTGCCGCGGGATCGAGGCTGTCAATTGACGGTCGTCAGTCGGCGGTCGTCGGTGGTCGGGGGTGGTTGGTTCAACGGCGTGAAGGGGGACGTCTTCAACATCCAAGCTTGAACCCGCTTGTCGTGAGACAAGTGCAGTGTGACGACGCACGATCAACCTGTTATGTCCGCACCCGAGCCTGTAGTCTGTCCCTCACAACGCTGGAGGTGGATACAACCGTGGCCGACGCAGCGCACACCGATCCGGGGATGACCGGCGAAGCGAAGCCGAACGTCGACATGGAGACGCTTGTTTCGCTGTGCAAACGGCGCGGATTCATCTTCCAGAGCAGCGAGATCTATGGCGGCCTGCAGGGCGCCTGGGACTACGGCCCGCTCGGCGTCGAAATGACCGGCAACATCAAGCGCGCCTGGTGGCGGGCGATGGTGCAGGAGCGCGACGACATCGTCGGGCTCGACGCGTCGATCCTCATGCACCCGGACGTCTGGCGCGCGAGCGGTCACGTCGAGACGTTCACCGACCCGATGGTCGACTGCCGCAACTGCCAGGGCCGCTTCCGCGCCGACGAGCTGGACTCCGACGTATGCCCCACCTGCGGCGCGAAGGGCCAGTTCACCGAGCCACGCATGTTCAACCTGATGTTGCGCACGTTCCTCGGGCCGGTGCAGGACGATGCGGCGGTGGTCTACCTGCGGCCCGAGACGGCGCAGGGCATCTTCGTCAACTTCGAAAACGTGGTGAACACCACGCGGCGCAAGCTGCCGTTCGGCATCGCGCAGATCGGCAAGTCGTTCCGCAACGAGATTACGCCGCGCAACTTCATCTTTCGCGTCCGCGAGCTGGAGCAGATGGAGATGGAGTACTTCTGCTACCCGGAGACGTCACTCGAACAGCATCAGCGTTGGATCGAAGAGCGCCGCTCCTGGTACCGGCGCTTCGGCATGAAGATGGAGAACCTGCGCATCCGCGCCCACGCGCAGGAGGAGCTTTCGCACTACTCGCAGGCGACGTCGGACTTCGAGTACCGCTTCCCGATGGGCTGGGGTGAGCTGGAAGGCGTGGCGCACCGCGGCGCCTACGACCTGACGCAGCACGCGAAGGCCAGCGGCAAGGCGCTCTCGTACTACGACGAGGAGCGCAAGGAGCACATCGTGCCGCACGTCATCGAGCCGGCGCTCGGCGTCGGGCGCTGCATGCTCGCGTTCATGACCGACGGCTACGACGAAGAGACCGACGACAAGGGCGAGAAGCGCGTCGTGCTGCGGCTGCACTCGGCCATCGCCCCGATCAAAGTCGCCATCCTGCCGCTGAGCCGCAACGAGAAGCTGGTGCCGGCGGCGCGCAAGGTACACGAACTGGTGCGCAAGCACTGGATGACGCAGTACGACGACGCGCAGAGCATCGGCCGGCGCTATCGCCGCCAGGACGAGATCGGCACGCCGCTATGCGTGACGGTGGACTTTCAGACCGTCGAAGAGGACGACGCCGTCACGATCCGCGAGCGCGACAGCATGGCGCAGGTCCGCGTGCCGATCGAAGGCGTCGTCGACGCTCTGCGAGAGCGACTGATCGACGTGTCGTGAAGGAGCTGGATGTGCCAGTGGCCGTTCTAGTCGAGATCCGCTGCTTGAACGTAGAAGCCTAACTCGAAACTGGGAACTGACGACTCAAGACTTACAACTCAATCCCGCCACGCGACCTCGTACACGCGCACAGGATCGGCGAACCCCTTGAACATCGTGTCGCCGCGGTCGACGAACGTGTGCCCCTTGCCGATGGACAGCTCGCGCACGACGTTCACCGTGAAGATGGAGCCGCCGTCCGCGTAATCGCAGACGCGCGCGGCGAGGTTCACCGCGACGCCGAACAGGTCGTCGCTGTCCTGCACGGGCTCGCCCGCGGAAAGGCCGATGCGCACGTCGAGCGGCGGGCCAATATTCGTAGCATTGTGCGCAGCGAACGCACGCTGGATCGCGACGGTGCAGGCAACCGCGCGCGAGACCGAACTGAACGTCGCGAGGATGCCATCGCCGGTGGCCTTAATGCGGCGCCCGCCGTGATCGTCCAGGCATGACGCCAGGATCTTGTTATGCGCCGCGACGTGCCGCAGAGCCGCGTCATCGCCGAGGGCGTTGAGCATCGCCGTCGAGCCGGCCAGGTCGGTAAACATGATCGCCCGCAGGCCCGAGTCGATCTCGCCGGTGTCGGGCGCGGTCTGCCCGTTCGGCAGATCTTCCTGCCGCAGGTGCATCATCGCGTTCACAGTGATCGGTTCGACTTCGATGAAGGTGTCGGCGACCAGTCCGTGCGCTTCGCTGTGCACCGCCGTCGCCGCCTCCTGCGAAGGCGCCTCGACCAGGCAGTACACGTTGCCCGCGTCAGCGTTCCACCAGTAGGTGATGTAGCGGACGCCGTACTTCTCTTGGAACTGCAGGTCGCCAATGTGCGCCTGCTCCAGTTGCTCGCGCGTCAAACCCTGCGCGTTCCGATGGACGTCCATGAACAGCGGCATAGCTCAATCTCTCTCGGTAATGTCGGCATCAACCAGTGTAGGACCGGGCGGCAGGGGGCGGGAAGCATCCAACGGCAAAGAAGTCTCCGTCGAACGGCGGAGACACGAGGAGGAGCGCGCGCTCACTCGACCGGCGTGCCCAAAACGCCCTTCTCACGCATCGCAGCGATGGCGTCGTCGCTGTAGCCGGCGCTGCGGAGCACTTCGTCAGTGTGTTCGCCGAGCGTCGGCGAGGGGCCCTGCACGCGCAGCGGCGTCTCCGACATCTGGAGCATCGGTCCCATCTGGCGCACGGGCCCCATCAGCGGGTGGTCGAACGACGCCACGAACTCATTCTCCTGCACTTGCGGGTCTTCGAGCAGCTCTTCGGTGAACTTCAGCGGGCCGGCCGGCACACCCGCGGCATCGAGGATCGTCACCCACTCGTCCGTCGGCTTGGAAGCGAACAGCGCCTCCGCCTGCGCCACGAGTCCGGCGCCGTACTCCTTGACCTTGGGGTCGCTGGCGTCGACCTCATCCGGGCGCTTGCCGATGCGCCAGTCTTCCATGCTGAGTGCGCCGATCAGCTTCCTGCGCAGCGGCGTGCTGAGACATCCGACGGCGACGAATCCATCGGCGGTCTTGTAGCACCGATAGTAGATGTTCCCGACGACGGGCCGCACCGCGCTGATGACGCCGATCTGGTCCTTGTACGGGGCGCCCTGCTTGCGCAGCTCGTTGATCTTGTCGATCGCCGCCTCACGACGTTCCGTATCGACCGCATCGATCGACATGAAGCGCGTGTTCTGGATCAGCAGGGCGCTCGCCATCAGCGTCGTGCTGATGCACTGGCCCTTGCCGGTACGCTCGCGCGCGTAGAGCGCCGCGCAGATGCCCCACGCGATCGCGATGCCCGTCGACAGGTCCGCCGATGGCAGCGCGTTGAGCAGCGGCACGCCGTTTTCCTGGCGCCCCTCGACGGACATCAGGCCCGTCACTGCCTGGGCGATGATGTCGTAGCCCGGGCGGTGCGAATACGGGCCGCGCCGTCCGAACGCCGTGTTGTCGCAATAGATCAGGCGCGGATTCTTCGCGGAGAGCGTCGCGTAGTCGATGCCCAGCTTCGGTGCCACGTCCGGCCGGTAGTTCACGATGACGATGTCGCAGCGCTCGGCGAGCCTGTGCGCGACCTCGCGCCCTTCCGCGGCGGTGAGGTCCAGCACGATGCCGCGCTTGCCGCGGTTGAGCGAGATGTAACCGCGGCCTTCCTTCAGCCCGAGCGGCTGGAAGCCGCGCCAGGGATCGCCTCCCGGCGGTTCGACCTTGATGACATCGGCGCCCATGTCGGAGAGCAGCATGCCGCCGAAGGGCGCCGCGATGATCTCGGAAAACTCGAGCGCCTTGACGCCCACCAGCGGCCCGTTGTGTGCGTTCTCGCCCATCCCGTCCTCTCGTTCCCGGCTCACGCTCCGCGCAGGGTGCGGCCAGTATAGGGCGGGGTGCTGGGAAGGGTGAAGCGGGCGGCAGGAGACGTGCATCCCCCGGGAGGTCTCATCCGGCGAGTGAAGGTCGGCCGGCTACGGTTGCGTGGAGAGTTCCGCCGCCTCCGCCTTCTCCAGTTCGAACGCGGCGTGCAGCGCGCGCACCGCAACAGCCGCTCGACCACCTCCTGGTGGTCTTCCAGGAACTCGGTGCGGACGATGAGGTTCGTCGTGACGAACTTGCCATCGGGCCACATGTCCTTCTCGTCCAGGAATTCGGCGCCACCGGCTTCGAGCTCCAGGCGCGTCGCCCACGGCTCGGGCGCCCACGCGCCGTCAATCTGGTGTTAATGGCGGCCAACCTGAAGTGTCAAGACCCCCTCGGACACAGAAGCAGAAGGGGCGCCGATTGGCGCCCCTCCGAGCTGACTGCTGAATGCTGACCGCTTTCTTACGCCGGCGCCTTCATGGCGAGCGTGGGCGCCGGGTCGAGCTTGATGCCGGGGCCCATCGTCGTCGTCATGGTGATCGTCTTGATGAAGACGCCCTTGCCGCCCGTCGGCTTCGCCTTCACGATCTCCGACAGCAACGAGGCCATGTTCTCCGCCAGCGCCTGCTCGTCGAAGCTCACTTTGCCGACCGGCACGTGGATGATCGCCGTCCGGTCGAGCCGGAACTCGACGCGGCCCTGGCGCGCATCACGGACGGCTTTCGCCATGTCGTCCGCGTCGACGACGGTGCCGGAGCGCGGGTTGGGCATCAACCCTTTCGGACCAAGCACGCGGCCCAGGCGGCCGACCTTGCCCATAAGGCTGCGTTCGGCAAGCGCGACGTCGAAGTCCGTGTGGCCGCCTTCGACCTTCTTGATCAGGTCGTCGCCGCCAACTTCGTCGGCGCCCGCTTCCGTCGCGTTGCGCGCCGCCTCGCCCTCTGCGAAGACGGCGACTCGGACGGTCTTGCCGAGGCCGTGCGGCAGCAGCGACGTGCCGCGGATCTGCTGGTCGGCGTGACGCGGATCGAGCCCCGTGCGCAGGTGCAACTCCACCGTCTCATCGAACTTGGCGAACGACGTCTCCTTCGCGAGCTTGATCGCCTCTTCGGGCGAATACAACCGCTCGGGATCGACGAGCTTCGCCTTCTCTTCGTACTTCTTGCCTCGCTTCATCTCGCGTTCTCCTCCAGCGACGTCATTCCGCCCTTCGGCGGACCGAGCCGGCGTACTTGCACTCTGTGTGCGTTCGGCCTCCGTCGCTGCTATCGCGGGCTGAAAGCCCGCGCTACGTAGCGGTCATGCTCCTACTTCGATGCCCATGCTGCGGGCCGTCCCTTCGATGATCTTCATCGCAGCGTCGACATCTGCTGCGTTCAGATCCTTCATCTTCATCTCGGCGATGCGTTTGACATCGGAGCGCGTGATCGTGCCGGCCTTCTCGCGCTTCTGCGCGCGGCTCCCCTTTTCGATGCCTGCCGCCTTCTTCAACAGGTCAGACGCCGGCGGTGTCTTGAGGATGAACGAAAACGACCGATCCTCGAAGATGGTGATCTCCGCCGGGATGATCGTGCCGGCCTGATTCGCCGTCTTCTCGTTGTACTCCTTGCAGAAGCCCATGATGTTGATGCCGTGCTGGCCCAGCGCCGGGCCGACGGGCGGCGCCGGATTGGCTTTGCCAGCCTCGATCTGCAACGTGAGTACTGCCCGAATCTTCTTTGCCATCGTCGTTACACTCCGAGTTGTAAGTCGTAAGTCATCAGTCGTAAGCAGACGCCCCCGAAGAGGACGCCCACCGTGAACCGTGAACTTACAACGTAGAACTTACAACTGACTACTCGCCTAGAGGCGCTCCACCTGCAAGAAGTCCAGCTCAACCGGCGTCTCGCGTCCGAAGAACGACACCAGCACCTTGACCTTGCCCTTCTCCAGGTTGATGTCGTCCACCGTGCCGACGAAGTCCTGGAACGGTCCATCGACAATACGGACGCTCTGGCCGACGACAAAGCCGACCTTGACCTTCGGCGCTTCGACGCGCATCTGGCGCAGGATGCGCTTCACCTCCGGCGGCTCGAGCGGCACCGGCTTCGTGCCCGACCCGACGAACCCCGTCACGCCCGGCGTGTTTCGCACCACGAACCACGCGCGGCTCGAATCGATGTCGTCTTCCTTCAGGTCGATCATCTGTACGAGCACGTACCCCGGAAAGATCTTGCGCGCCACCGTCCGGCGCTGCCCATCCCGGATCTCGATCTCGTCTTCCGTCGGCACGACGACCTGGAAAATCAGATCCTTCGCATCCATGGTCTGGATGCGGTGCTCCAGATTCGTCTTCACCTTGTTCTCGTAGCCCGAGTACGTGTGGATCACGTACCAGGAACGGCCTTCCTGGATCGCGGCTTCTTCGGGCGACTCCGCGCCGGCGGGGTCCTGCTGTTCGATCTCGGCGGCCTGAGCTGCGGCTTTGCCTTTTCGCGCCATGCGCTAGTCCCTCAAGATCGTGTTATCCACGAACCAGTTGAATCCGATATCGACACCGCCAAGCATGGCGCCGATCGCGGCGGCGACGACGATCACAGCCACTGTGAGCCGCGTCGTCTCCTCGCGCGTCGGCCACGACACCTTCTTCAGCTCGCTGATGATGTCGCGGACGTACCCGGGCACCATGCGGTCGAAGAAGCCGCGCTTCCGGGCGGCCTCTGCCTGCGCTGTGGCCTGCTGCTTCTTCTGCGGTCGCGGCCCCGAAGGCTTGAAGCCCGGCGACTTCGCCGGCGGCTTGGAGATGAGCTGTTGGCGGCGCAGTGCGCGGCTCATGTGACGTGTCCTCCCTTATCGGACCTCTCGGTGAGGCCGGTGGATGCGGCACCGCGGACAGAACTTGCTCAACTCCAGCCGGTCGGGGTCGTTTCGCCGGTTCTTCTGCGTGGTATATGTCCGCTCCTTGCACTCGGTGCAGGCGAGCGTGATGATCTGCCGGTCTTCCTTCTTCGCCATCTGTCCTCAGGTTCGCTCAGGCGGACAATACGGCCCGCCCTGACAGTGTATCGCGCGGGCCGGCCGTACCAGTTCGTCGCTACTCGAGAATCTTCGTCACAGCGCCTGCACCGACCGTGCGGCCGCCTTCGCGAATCGCGAAGCGAAGCGCATCCTCGACCGC is a window of Dehalococcoidia bacterium DNA encoding:
- a CDS encoding cohesin domain-containing protein, yielding MQGRRVRGRGLARLPFAGAALCAVAFALTFAAGVHAAPAGSVSMNPANTSLDVGDTVTLTLDLGGLDIHEVHLGVTYNASVVQVVDADAGAAGVQVLPGPFPGDDSVGNVLQNIVSAGIINYQYALDGNDEVSGTGTVATVQFSAVANGNANLAWSVRTITDANGATATASGSAAILVVGSIAPTPTQTPAPSDTPAATNTPGATNAAASTPTSAGSATATRTPTATRTATFTPTPGNPPASEIEPTSTPRITVISNSNAPTARGGVDPSQTDRANGLPDAGNDDSSIQWWRWSFFGGALMLAAAGWFFTFAVHYGDREVVLMDRWEARRRDHRRLPRR
- a CDS encoding glycosyltransferase family 39 protein, which codes for MSAQQTIEAAPARTRVANRTLPAWLTSAWAIDLAFVTAIAVVALVVRTYDLANYPYGIHGDEASTGLDGRKILDGVDLWPYTAAALGQPSGPMYWTTPFVAVMGSTIAAVRLPMALLGVGTVVLGFFALRELFDRPTAYIGAVLIAFSSWLIFYNRTGYTASAMPFTEFASLLAVALALKHRWWPWSVAAGFVVGAGIYGYYSYPLFALGLGVFVLVHWAIERPRPAIVHARNVLVMGLMALLTIQSMWPYITSDAVGYQHDRIVFAVSNTPEYKAADEAGDTGAKVDLYWENATNLSRTLLTEGIPDASDGSGTTAALDTVTVVIAGAGLGVCVLLAIRRRRAAYLLPLIIMPFVLFGPLWSQGGYHRRSLGLLPFILMAAAVLLGYVWQSLAEQRPSQRGILTALVITLLAGYGAINVERYFDAPRDQPVSRFVYSPELTHAANFIKDEPDDAKIYFASERWSINYETVQYLVPDKSSADGDLEDRSEQFAREGTRAGFEDLDRSRTAVIVLVGSYREQANALAARYPEAEVLDGPLADGQPSFVALRLPPQ
- a CDS encoding glycosyltransferase family 39 protein, translated to MASRDEAAEVADSGPHAAPVSAAPANAAATTGLIARTGLTTFDIVTIVTLTAFTAAMRLWRLDSVPLGLHGDEAWTGLDARRILDEGWIGVYVDSALGQPTGPIYFAALLFTFLPETTFTVRFSMALLGIATIPLAYLAFSRMFNRTVGVFGAVILAVMTWHLHLGRTGFMVISWPFMEVAVLLALWLAFKHRRPELFVLAGSLTGLGVYTYNAYLLFVPVAFVPVAWMLFEQRNRTDRLRALYLAFAFAAVALLFALPLLRFMQEDSELYERHQRVVGVTHSEGWDDGSLADKADVLWDRAREWHNGLILGDRPDQGDGMAEFGLPPVEPVIYFLALAGLGIAIWNIRRKEYAVCVAAVLILPWGALLTVNDGLFRRTLGLAPFLALLAAIPLAMLWDVLRERRRDVIGVAGMALVAAVPAYAGAQATYDYFGPAQDTFTMRVVYPYQLEAATEVMDDLPRDTYIYFYSDRWRLTYETVRFLAPDVVGEDRSREYGSAADMPDSEVRYDIDREGRVAFVVMGDYLRDMDRIMRTHRGGRLIESTRDDEVLFRAYVLE
- a CDS encoding maleylpyruvate isomerase N-terminal domain-containing protein → MSDRSYVEWVAPIARTLAQDNRALLEFARAQPLEFWDRASVAEGWRNRDILAHVGGGNDQLLQIVLRATISRKPLGPETFGIDTDDANARGVEERRAWPIDRVIAEIEERQEETQYLFSQLSDTDRDVRGGSPMTLGDFLRLVQEERHDREHLQQLRASST
- a CDS encoding cyclic-di-AMP receptor, translating into MENGQNGQNGQLKLVVIIASDSDAERLTKKLVEQGYPATKISSTGGFLRKGNATILSGVEAAEVDQIVAMVRLECYARTEYVPVQTLPFFGEGSVLQEPIEVRVGGAILFVLDVERFEKT
- a CDS encoding glycine--tRNA ligase is translated as METLVSLCKRRGFIFQSSEIYGGLQGAWDYGPLGVEMTGNIKRAWWRAMVQERDDIVGLDASILMHPDVWRASGHVETFTDPMVDCRNCQGRFRADELDSDVCPTCGAKGQFTEPRMFNLMLRTFLGPVQDDAAVVYLRPETAQGIFVNFENVVNTTRRKLPFGIAQIGKSFRNEITPRNFIFRVRELEQMEMEYFCYPETSLEQHQRWIEERRSWYRRFGMKMENLRIRAHAQEELSHYSQATSDFEYRFPMGWGELEGVAHRGAYDLTQHAKASGKALSYYDEERKEHIVPHVIEPALGVGRCMLAFMTDGYDEETDDKGEKRVVLRLHSAIAPIKVAILPLSRNEKLVPAARKVHELVRKHWMTQYDDAQSIGRRYRRQDEIGTPLCVTVDFQTVEEDDAVTIRERDSMAQVRVPIEGVVDALRERLIDVS
- a CDS encoding nickel-binding protein, producing MDVHRNAQGLTREQLEQAHIGDLQFQEKYGVRYITYWWNADAGNVYCLVEAPSQEAATAVHSEAHGLVADTFIEVEPITVNAMMHLRQEDLPNGQTAPDTGEIDSGLRAIMFTDLAGSTAMLNALGDDAALRHVAAHNKILASCLDDHGGRRIKATGDGILATFSSVSRAVACTVAIQRAFAAHNATNIGPPLDVRIGLSAGEPVQDSDDLFGVAVNLAARVCDYADGGSIFTVNVVRELSIGKGHTFVDRGDTMFKGFADPVRVYEVAWRD
- a CDS encoding CoA transferase, producing MGENAHNGPLVGVKALEFSEIIAAPFGGMLLSDMGADVIKVEPPGGDPWRGFQPLGLKEGRGYISLNRGKRGIVLDLTAAEGREVAHRLAERCDIVIVNYRPDVAPKLGIDYATLSAKNPRLIYCDNTAFGRRGPYSHRPGYDIIAQAVTGLMSVEGRQENGVPLLNALPSADLSTGIAIAWGICAALYARERTGKGQCISTTLMASALLIQNTRFMSIDAVDTERREAAIDKINELRKQGAPYKDQIGVISAVRPVVGNIYYRCYKTADGFVAVGCLSTPLRRKLIGALSMEDWRIGKRPDEVDASDPKVKEYGAGLVAQAEALFASKPTDEWVTILDAAGVPAGPLKFTEELLEDPQVQENEFVASFDHPLMGPVRQMGPMLQMSETPLRVQGPSPTLGEHTDEVLRSAGYSDDAIAAMREKGVLGTPVE
- a CDS encoding ABC transporter substrate-binding protein, with protein sequence MDGAWAPEPWATRLELEAGGAEFLDEKDMWPDGKFVTTNLIVRTEFLEDHQEVVERLLRCARCTPRSNWRRRRRRNSPRNRSRPTFTRRMRPPGGCTSPAARFTLPSTPPYTGRTLRGA
- the rplA gene encoding 50S ribosomal protein L1, with product MKRGKKYEEKAKLVDPERLYSPEEAIKLAKETSFAKFDETVELHLRTGLDPRHADQQIRGTSLLPHGLGKTVRVAVFAEGEAARNATEAGADEVGGDDLIKKVEGGHTDFDVALAERSLMGKVGRLGRVLGPKGLMPNPRSGTVVDADDMAKAVRDARQGRVEFRLDRTAIIHVPVGKVSFDEQALAENMASLLSEIVKAKPTGGKGVFIKTITMTTTMGPGIKLDPAPTLAMKAPA